In Stieleria varia, one genomic interval encodes:
- the tpx gene encoding thiol peroxidase: MSRSGVITFKGNPMTLAGDDLAVGSPAPAFTLHYADGGLQKLTLDDLKGKPSILSIVPSLDTPTCATQTKKFNEELAALGDKINAVTVSRDLPFAQARFCGAEDIKMRTASDYQTHEFGNDYGMTIDELKLLTRAVVILDSEGTVAYKEIVAEVTQEPDYSAAMAALRMLV; the protein is encoded by the coding sequence ATGTCACGTTCTGGCGTAATCACGTTCAAAGGCAACCCGATGACTTTGGCCGGCGACGATTTGGCGGTCGGCTCACCCGCTCCCGCGTTCACGTTGCACTACGCTGACGGCGGGCTGCAAAAGCTGACCTTGGACGATCTGAAAGGCAAACCGAGCATTCTGAGCATCGTTCCCAGCTTGGACACCCCCACCTGCGCGACGCAGACCAAGAAGTTCAACGAAGAACTGGCAGCTTTGGGTGATAAGATCAACGCCGTCACCGTCAGCCGCGACTTGCCGTTCGCGCAAGCTCGATTCTGTGGCGCAGAAGACATCAAGATGCGTACGGCCAGCGACTATCAGACTCACGAGTTTGGCAACGACTACGGAATGACGATCGATGAGTTGAAGCTGTTGACCCGCGCGGTCGTGATCTTGGACAGCGAAGGCACGGTGGCCTACAAAGAGATCGTAGCCGAAGTCACCCAGGAGCCGGATTACAGCGCTGCGATGGCCGCTCTGCGAATGCTGGTTTAA
- a CDS encoding rhodanese-related sulfurtransferase, which translates to MNASEIEPQIVVAALYRFVRLPQYGSLRQPIQSTMNRLHVRGTLLLAAEGINGTVAGSREGIDGLLAYLRAIPEFAATDVKESHCSEMPFKRSRVRLKKEIVTLGVEGIDPNETVGTYVDPAQWNELISDPNVTLVDTRNDYEVAIGTFPGAVNPETETFREFPEFVDRNLDPERHPKIAMFCTGGIRCEKSTALLKKKGFKEVYHLRGGILKYLEEIPAEESKWQGECFVFDQRVSVGQGLAVGPHTMCYACGWPLTPADREHPDFIRGVQCGRCAAELTEEQRARFAERQHQLDLQEARSTAPKATT; encoded by the coding sequence ATGAACGCCTCGGAAATCGAACCGCAAATTGTCGTCGCGGCTTTGTATCGATTTGTTCGCTTGCCGCAGTACGGTTCGCTACGTCAGCCGATTCAGTCTACGATGAATCGGCTGCACGTTCGCGGCACGTTGTTGCTGGCTGCCGAAGGCATCAACGGAACGGTTGCCGGTTCACGCGAAGGCATTGACGGGTTGCTCGCTTACTTGAGAGCGATCCCCGAATTTGCGGCCACGGATGTCAAGGAATCGCACTGCAGTGAAATGCCGTTCAAGCGGTCGCGTGTACGTCTGAAAAAAGAGATCGTCACATTGGGTGTCGAAGGCATCGATCCAAATGAAACCGTCGGCACGTACGTCGATCCCGCTCAATGGAATGAGCTGATTTCGGATCCCAATGTGACATTGGTCGATACGCGTAACGACTACGAAGTCGCGATCGGCACGTTTCCCGGGGCGGTCAATCCGGAGACCGAAACGTTTCGTGAGTTTCCCGAGTTTGTCGATCGCAATCTCGATCCTGAGCGTCACCCCAAGATCGCCATGTTTTGTACCGGCGGAATCCGATGCGAAAAGTCCACCGCCTTGCTGAAGAAAAAGGGGTTCAAGGAGGTTTATCATCTACGCGGCGGCATCCTGAAGTATTTGGAGGAGATTCCGGCAGAAGAATCGAAATGGCAGGGCGAGTGTTTCGTCTTTGACCAGCGAGTCTCTGTTGGCCAAGGTTTGGCAGTCGGACCACACACCATGTGCTATGCCTGTGGCTGGCCGCTGACACCGGCCGACCGAGAGCATCCCGACTTCATTCGCGGTGTCCAGTGCGGTCGCTGTGCTGCCGAGTTGACCGAGGAGCAAAGGGCCCGATTCGCAGAACGGCAACATCAATTGGATCTGCAAGAAGCTCGATCGACTGCTCCGAAGGCGACAACGTAG
- a CDS encoding transposase — protein sequence MIHAYHVVMPMYGFWLPNDPRGSWSDFVRKWELVRFGKSTKTTMRRDLIDLSSDEIAARDAAKASLRYPTVSLTGLQALSIAKGFGRHCAKNNYTLWACAILPEHTHLVIARHTFKVEQMVNLLKGSATRRIIEDARHPMQAYASKDKRPPQMWASNLWKVYLDSENAIEEAIGYVLDNPVKEGKPRQSWSFVTPFAGIPKSSWTTYH from the coding sequence ATGATTCATGCTTATCATGTGGTCATGCCGATGTATGGGTTTTGGCTACCCAATGACCCGCGGGGTTCCTGGAGCGACTTCGTTCGGAAATGGGAACTGGTTCGCTTCGGCAAATCCACGAAGACGACAATGCGACGGGATCTCATCGACTTAAGTTCTGACGAAATCGCTGCTCGGGATGCTGCGAAAGCGAGCTTGAGATATCCGACGGTTTCGCTCACGGGTCTGCAGGCCCTGAGCATTGCAAAAGGATTCGGCCGGCATTGCGCAAAAAACAACTACACGCTTTGGGCGTGCGCGATCTTGCCCGAGCACACGCACTTGGTGATTGCGCGCCATACGTTCAAGGTTGAGCAAATGGTGAATCTACTGAAAGGATCAGCGACCCGGAGAATCATCGAGGATGCTCGACATCCGATGCAAGCCTACGCGAGCAAGGACAAGCGGCCTCCGCAAATGTGGGCTTCAAACTTGTGGAAAGTTTATCTGGATTCAGAGAATGCCATCGAAGAAGCGATTGGCTATGTACTCGACAATCCGGTCAAGGAAGGTAAACCAAGGCAGAGTTGGTCCTTCGTCACGCCCTTTGCCGGCATCCCCAAGAGTAGCTGGACGACCTATCATTAG
- a CDS encoding 3-hydroxyacyl-ACP dehydratase FabZ family protein gives MRYFHHDFDSIEGYLHHRRPYLLVDEILSLDDATVVTQTTVPSEAIFIHGHFPGAPIFPGAMMQEFSTQSAGILIAARHNPMEQFDTTDPMFNEFALGVLVRIKNARYRGFARPGDVLIATVTLAEIVDTVFEFSAVIRCDDKVIMRNRFQLTNIPSSTLQGQ, from the coding sequence ATGCGTTATTTTCATCACGACTTTGACAGCATCGAAGGCTACTTGCACCATCGTCGACCCTACCTATTGGTCGATGAAATCTTGTCCCTCGACGATGCCACGGTGGTCACTCAGACCACCGTGCCGTCGGAGGCGATCTTCATCCACGGGCACTTCCCTGGCGCACCGATCTTTCCGGGCGCAATGATGCAAGAATTCTCCACACAGAGCGCGGGCATCTTGATCGCCGCCCGCCACAACCCGATGGAGCAATTCGACACCACGGACCCAATGTTCAATGAGTTCGCATTGGGCGTATTGGTGAGAATCAAGAACGCTCGGTATCGTGGTTTTGCTCGACCAGGTGACGTCCTGATCGCGACGGTCACGCTTGCCGAAATCGTCGACACGGTGTTCGAGTTCAGTGCGGTGATCCGCTGTGACGACAAAGTCATCATGCGAAATCGCTTTCAGTTGACGAACATTCCGTCGTCAACGCTGCAAGGTCAGTAA
- a CDS encoding acyl-CoA desaturase has translation MATVIEAPETKKTRRKGKTGVGRQVNPNIEEKKLPENAHPTGEERRERGVLSWWAIGWLGLAHVVVFAAAPFTFTWTALGVALFLHWVTGSLGICLGYHRLLTHTGMKTYSWVRYFFATIGTLAGEGSALDWVADHRKHHAHSDLEGDPHSPHEGGWWSHMIWLAYPTHNGDRKGYLMRWVPDLYKDKGMRFLDVMFLPLHIMVGFALFGIGYAIGGSSMGWSMLVWAMFVRLVAVLHTTWLVNSWSHMWGYRNYETTDDSRNNWLVAIIAYGEGWHNNHHAYPRMAKHGHHWWEFDITWQAIRLMRAVGLVWDVVDYRTAAEKRAAENTLVEKS, from the coding sequence ATGGCAACCGTAATCGAAGCACCTGAAACCAAAAAGACACGCCGGAAAGGAAAGACCGGCGTCGGGCGTCAGGTGAATCCAAATATTGAAGAAAAGAAGCTGCCCGAGAACGCCCACCCGACGGGGGAAGAGCGTCGCGAGCGGGGTGTGTTGTCGTGGTGGGCCATTGGCTGGCTGGGCTTGGCACACGTGGTCGTATTTGCCGCTGCACCGTTCACATTCACTTGGACCGCATTGGGCGTCGCTCTCTTCCTGCACTGGGTCACGGGCAGCTTGGGCATTTGCCTCGGCTATCACCGACTGCTCACGCACACCGGCATGAAGACATACAGTTGGGTCCGGTATTTCTTTGCCACCATCGGAACGCTTGCCGGCGAAGGCTCGGCGTTGGACTGGGTGGCTGACCACCGCAAGCACCATGCCCACAGCGACTTGGAAGGTGATCCTCACTCGCCACATGAAGGCGGTTGGTGGAGCCACATGATCTGGCTGGCTTACCCCACACACAACGGTGACCGCAAAGGCTACCTGATGCGTTGGGTTCCCGATTTGTACAAAGACAAGGGCATGCGTTTCTTGGACGTGATGTTCTTGCCACTGCACATCATGGTCGGCTTTGCGTTGTTCGGCATCGGATACGCGATCGGCGGATCATCGATGGGTTGGTCCATGCTCGTCTGGGCCATGTTCGTTCGCTTGGTCGCCGTCTTGCATACCACGTGGTTGGTCAACAGTTGGTCGCACATGTGGGGATATCGCAACTACGAAACCACTGACGATAGCCGAAACAATTGGCTGGTTGCCATCATCGCGTACGGCGAAGGCTGGCACAACAATCACCACGCTTATCCGCGGATGGCCAAGCACGGTCACCACTGGTGGGAGTTTGACATCACCTGGCAAGCCATTCGTTTGATGCGTGCGGTGGGTTTGGTTTGGGACGTCGTTGACTACCGCACGGCTGCTGAAAAGAGAGCTGCCGAGAACACTTTGGTGGAAAAATCTTGA
- a CDS encoding 6-phosphofructokinase yields MLDVTIENGIHIYGRDRLGDRPRIGILTSGGDCPGLNAVLRAATKTAFWLGYDMVGFRDGFEGMVDPIRYQVLTRENTSAILTLGGTILGSTNKGRFGARTGVSGRAEIMPELIEQVAQTIQTLKLEGLIVVGGDGSLSTALQFHEAGLPVVGVPKTIDNDLECTAYTFGFNSAVLCCADALDRLQTTAASHGRVMVLEVMGRHTGWIALHGGIAGGADVILIPEVAWTYENIIAKIRERTEMGQSFTLITVAEGATLPDGAMVTDSHSGGNLQVKLGGIGHVVTDQLSQMIEQDVRCVVLGHLQRGGGPTTFDRVLSSEYGAHAVRLVYQKRFGQMVCSDPPAITSVAIADAVHNIRTVDPHGSTVQTARGMGICLGDTPGYTNPFLDDAE; encoded by the coding sequence GTGTTAGACGTAACGATCGAGAACGGCATTCATATTTACGGACGCGACCGCTTAGGCGATCGTCCGCGGATCGGAATCTTGACGTCTGGTGGCGACTGCCCGGGCTTGAATGCAGTTTTGCGGGCGGCGACCAAGACCGCGTTTTGGCTCGGCTATGACATGGTCGGATTTCGCGACGGTTTCGAAGGCATGGTGGATCCGATCCGTTACCAAGTGCTGACCCGTGAAAACACGTCGGCAATCTTGACCTTGGGCGGCACGATTCTTGGTTCGACCAACAAAGGCCGATTCGGGGCTCGGACAGGAGTCAGCGGGCGAGCCGAGATCATGCCGGAACTCATCGAGCAAGTCGCCCAGACGATCCAGACGCTGAAGCTGGAGGGATTGATCGTTGTGGGCGGCGATGGCTCGCTCTCGACGGCGTTGCAATTTCACGAAGCCGGCTTGCCCGTTGTCGGTGTCCCCAAAACCATCGACAACGACTTGGAATGCACGGCTTACACATTCGGATTCAACAGTGCCGTGCTCTGCTGCGCTGACGCGTTGGATCGACTGCAAACGACTGCCGCAAGTCACGGTCGTGTGATGGTGTTGGAAGTCATGGGGCGACACACCGGATGGATTGCGTTGCACGGCGGCATCGCCGGTGGGGCTGATGTGATCCTGATTCCGGAAGTCGCTTGGACATACGAAAACATCATCGCCAAGATTCGCGAACGCACCGAGATGGGACAAAGTTTTACATTGATCACGGTGGCCGAAGGAGCAACGTTGCCGGACGGAGCGATGGTCACGGACTCTCATTCCGGCGGAAATCTGCAAGTCAAACTGGGTGGAATCGGCCACGTCGTCACCGATCAACTCAGCCAGATGATCGAGCAAGACGTCCGCTGTGTCGTCTTGGGCCATTTGCAACGTGGCGGCGGCCCCACAACATTTGATCGCGTGCTGTCCAGTGAATACGGAGCCCACGCGGTGCGTCTGGTCTATCAAAAACGCTTCGGTCAAATGGTCTGCAGTGATCCGCCAGCAATCACCAGCGTGGCGATCGCCGACGCGGTGCACAACATTCGCACAGTCGATCCGCACGGTTCCACGGTGCAAACGGCGCGGGGAATGGGGATCTGCCTTGGCGATACACCGGGCTACACCAATCCGTTCTTGGATGACGCCGAATAA
- a CDS encoding TrmH family RNA methyltransferase, with product MPLIPIERPDDPRLQPFRDLQHRGRNGEIAATDQLFVVEGKFLTERLIRSDHELHSIVIETGRELDALKDVPDSVPVFQIPSKAIRELVGFDFHRGVLASGIRKPFHSIDELHLPDSDSSEVRLLLAAIGISDKENLGSMLRTAAALGVNEIILGPGTVDPYSRRVMRVSMGTALVHRFYELSEPEGSLQSLIGRGFRVVASTLDSDAASIQTWRPDDRPVVLMVGNEANGLPDRWQQSASDRVRIPMKQSTDSLNVAVAAAILMHTCTQSSRKHKSKSIE from the coding sequence ATGCCACTGATCCCAATTGAACGGCCCGACGATCCTCGTTTGCAGCCGTTTCGTGACTTGCAGCATCGTGGGCGCAATGGCGAAATCGCCGCGACGGACCAACTGTTCGTTGTCGAGGGAAAGTTTCTCACGGAGCGATTGATCCGGTCTGATCACGAACTGCACAGCATCGTCATCGAAACGGGGCGTGAACTCGATGCACTGAAGGATGTTCCGGATTCCGTTCCCGTGTTCCAGATTCCGAGCAAAGCCATTCGAGAGCTGGTCGGATTTGATTTCCACCGAGGCGTTTTGGCCTCGGGGATTCGCAAGCCGTTTCACTCGATCGATGAATTACATTTGCCGGATTCCGATTCGAGCGAAGTGCGGTTGTTGTTGGCAGCGATCGGGATTTCTGACAAAGAAAACCTGGGCAGCATGCTCCGTACAGCCGCAGCATTGGGCGTGAACGAAATCATCCTCGGCCCCGGCACCGTCGATCCGTATTCTCGCCGTGTGATGCGAGTCAGCATGGGGACCGCGTTGGTGCATCGTTTCTACGAATTGAGTGAACCCGAGGGAAGTTTGCAGTCGCTCATCGGGCGAGGTTTTCGAGTCGTTGCATCGACCCTGGATAGCGATGCCGCATCGATCCAAACGTGGCGACCAGACGATCGTCCAGTCGTACTGATGGTGGGCAACGAAGCAAATGGATTGCCCGATCGATGGCAGCAATCCGCCAGTGATCGCGTTCGGATTCCGATGAAACAGTCCACAGACAGTCTAAACGTCGCGGTTGCTGCAGCGATTCTGATGCACACGTGCACGCAATCGTCGCGAAAACACAAGTCCAAGTCGATCGAATAG